From Anopheles coluzzii chromosome 3, AcolN3, whole genome shotgun sequence, the proteins below share one genomic window:
- the LOC125907341 gene encoding casein kinase I-like, translated as MSIREGRAPNSSSPESLMVVNLSTYRIEGEFDAGGCGTVLVGSHARSKQPVVMKMASKEVDRLLLATERRIYARLPKARGWPRLIDAGTYRKRDVLVLERLGPSLQDLLNLCGGRFGLKTVSQLALQLLDRLETFHELGYVHRDLKPDNVLLGRGTTRKTLHMIDFGLAEPYRHPRTGEHIAQDAFFPFAGTIEFAPVFAHLEYTPSRRDDILSLAYMLVFLLRGGLPWYGTEERFDPDEALLLKLCITPSELCRGRDLQFQRLTEYALQMEFCDAPDYTELKRMFRNLLRQHSMQHDLHFDWNRFGC; from the coding sequence ATGTCGATTAGAGAAGGACGTGCGCCCAATTCTAGTTCGCCGGAGTCCTTGATGGTGGTGAATCTCTCCACCTATCGGATTGAAGGCGAATTCGATGCTGGTGGCTGCGGCACGGTGTTGGTGGGCAGCCATGCCCGCTCCAAGCAGCCGGTGGTGATGAAAATGGCCAGCAAAGAGGTGGACCGGCTCCTGCTCGCCACGGAGCGCCGGATCTATGCGCGGCTGCCGAAGGCCCGTGGATGGCCCAGACTCATCGACGCCGGTACGTATCGCAAACGCGACGTGCTGGTTTTGGAGCGCCTGGGGCCATCCCTGCAGGACTTACTGAACTTGTGCGGAGGACGCTTCGGTCTGAAGACGGTTTCGCAGCTAGCGCTGCAACTGCTCGACAGGCTGGAAACATTCCACGAGCTGGGGTACGTTCACCGCGACCTGAAGCCGGACAATGTCCTGCTGGGTCGCGGAACGACCCGCAAGACGCTGCACATGATTGACTTCGGTCTTGCCGAGCCGTATCGGCACCCACGCACGGGGGAACACATAGCGCAGGATGCGTTTTTCCCGTTCGCCGGAACGATCGAGTTTGCACCAGTGTTCGCTCATCTGGAGTATACACCGAGCAGGCGAGATGACATTTTGTCGCTCGCCTACATGCTGGTGTTTTTGCTCCGCGGTGGCCTACCGTGGTATGGTACCGAGGAGCGATTTGATCCGGACGAGGCACTGCTTCTGAAGTTGTGCATTACGCCCAGCGAGCTGTGTAGAGGACGCGATTTGCAGTTTCAGCGGTTGACCGAGTACGCGTTGCAGATGGAATTCTGCGACGCGCCGGACTATACCGAGCTGAAGCGGATGTTCCGGAATCTGCTGCGCCAACATTCCATGCAGCACGATTTGCATTTCGATTGGAACCGGTTTGGCTGCTAA
- the LOC125907340 gene encoding casein kinase I-like has product MSIREGRAPNSSSPESLMVVNLSTYRIEGEFDAGGCGTVLVGSHARSKQPVVMKMASKEVDRLLLATERRIYARLPKARGWPRLIDTGTYRKRDVLVLERLGPSLQDLLNLCGGRFGLKTVSQLALQLLDRLETYHELGYVHRDLKPDNVLLGRGTTRKTLHMIDFGLAEPYRHPRTGEHIAQDAFFPFAGTIEFAPVFAHLEYTPSRRDDILSLAYMLVFLLRGGLPWYGTEERFDPDEALLLKLCITPSELCRGLPAEFQRLTEYALQMEFCDAPDYTELKRMFRNLLRQHSMQHDLHFDWNRFGC; this is encoded by the coding sequence ATGTCGATTAGAGAAGGACGTGCGCCCAATTCTAGTTCGCCGGAGTCCTTGATGGTGGTGAATCTCTCCACCTATCGGATTGAAGGCGAATTCGATGCTGGTGGCTGCGGCACGGTGTTGGTGGGCAGCCATGCCCGCTCCAAGCAGCCGGTGGTGATGAAAATGGCCAGCAAAGAGGTGGACCGGCTCCTGCTCGCCACGGAGCGCCGGATCTATGCGCGGCTGCCGAAGGCCCGTGGATGGCCCAGACTCATCGACACCGGTACGTATCGCAAACGCGACGTGCTGGTTTTGGAGCGCCTGGGGCCATCCCTGCAGGACTTACTGAACTTGTGCGGAGGACGCTTCGGTCTGAAGACGGTTTCGCAGCTAGCGCTGCAACTGCTCGACAGGCTGGAAACATACCACGAGCTGGGGTACGTTCACCGCGACCTGAAGCCGGACAATGTCCTGCTGGGTCGCGGAACGACCCGCAAGACGCTGCACATGATCGACTTCGGTCTTGCCGAGCCGTATCGGCACCCACGCACGGGGGAACACATAGCGCAGGATGCGTTTTTCCCGTTCGCCGGAACGATCGAGTTTGCACCAGTGTTCGCTCATCTGGAGTATACACCGAGCAGGCGAGATGACATTTTGTCACTCGCCTACATGCTGGTGTTTTTGCTCCGCGGTGGCCTACCGTGGTATGGTACCGAGGAGCGATTTGATCCGGACGAGGCACTGCTTCTGAAGTTGTGCATTACGCCCAGCGAGCTGTGTAGAGGACTGCCGGCTGAGTTTCAGCGGTTGACCGAGTACGCGTTGCAGATGGAATTCTGCGACGCGCCGGACTATACCGAGCTGAAGCGGATGTTCCGGAATCTGCTGCGCCAACATTCCATGCAGCACGATTTGCATTTCGATTGGAACCGGTTTGGCTGCTAA